One genomic segment of Stegostoma tigrinum isolate sSteTig4 chromosome 21, sSteTig4.hap1, whole genome shotgun sequence includes these proteins:
- the LOC132210817 gene encoding probable G-protein coupled receptor 139 has product MYWNLAMMDWNNTTLDWNRRTNDWNVTTTDWNGLTMLQNERKVDGNGKTLGRGFIEMLNFLSATFDRKPLKIRILKVLRIMQFIYYPILAIVAVPANVITIVILSKEKCGLSRCVSHYLVAMAIADLMVIIIDLILRRIPFAYVEEHHFLEGIPACNIHAVLLFAATDCSVWFTVTFTFDRFVAICCPNLRSKYCNVKTAAVVLATVTGLSCLKNIFWYFLFTHRYYNRSRHWLCWVKNVLKFSPVWAAIEFCHYTLTPGVAFILILLFNVLTVRHISVTSRSRRRLHHQNNRKGTKDPVMKSRKNSIILLFLISGNFILLWSVSMVYSINWKMKLLGYGSLYLPLFVMELGYMLQMLSCCTNTVIYVSTHSKFREHLKKIVHYPFTPIVKCIKH; this is encoded by the exons atgtattggaatctggcaatgatggattggaacaatacaacactggatTGGAATCGAAGAACAAAcgattggaatgttacaacaacagattggaatggATTGACAATGCTTCAAAATGAGAGAAAAGTCGATGGAAATGGTAAAACATTGGGAAGgggtttcattgagatgttgaattTTCTTTCTGCTACTTTTGATCGGAAGCCACTGAAAATCCGCATTCTAAAGGTCCTTCGGATTATGCAATTCATTTATTATCCGATTCTTGCTATTGTTGCAGTGCCTG ccaacgtgataacaattgtgatcctgtcAAAAGAAAAGTGTGGTCTCTCTCGATGTGTCTCTCACTACCTGGTAGCCATGGCAATAGCGGATCTCATGGTCATTATCATTGACCTCATATTGCGACGCATTCCATTTGCCTATGTGGAGGAGCATCATTTCCTAGAAGGCATCCCCGCatgtaatatccacgctgtcctgctttttgcagccactgactgttctgtctggttcaccgtcactttcacctttgatcgatttgtagccatttgttgcccaaatctgagaagtaaatattgcaatgtgaaaacagcagccgtggttctggcaacagtgactggattgagctgtttgaagaacattttctggtattttctgtttACACATCGGTATTATAACAGAAGCAGACACTGGTTATGTTGGGTGAAAAATGTACTGAAATTTTCTCCAGTCTGGGCagcaattgagttctgtcattacacactaacaccaggagttgcctttattctcattctgcttttcaatgttttaacggttagacacatttcagtgaccagcagatcccgcaGGAGGCTCCACCATCAGAACAACAGAAAGGGCACCAAAGACCCAGTGATGAAGAGTCGGAAGAATTctatcattttattgtttcttatctcagggaatttcattctattatggtcagtatcaatggtgtattccataaATTGGAAAATGAAACTTTTGGGATATGGGTCTCTGTATCTGCCTCTTTTTGTAATGGAACTGGGCTACATGCTccagatgctgagttgctgcacaaacactgtgatttatgtcaGCACACATTCAaagttcagagagcatttgaagaaaattgtgcactatccctttactccaattgtgaaatgtattaaacattga